A single Candidatus Omnitrophota bacterium DNA region contains:
- the pyrR gene encoding bifunctional pyr operon transcriptional regulator/uracil phosphoribosyltransferase PyrR, with protein MALKERSKVLDPAGIKRTLQRMAHEILEKNQGTAELVIIGIKTRGEFLARRIASNIKKIENVDIPVGAIDITLYRDDLTEVAEQPQLHSTEIEFDITGRKVVLVDDVLSTGRTVRCALDELIDFGRPAVIQLAVLVDRGHRELPIRPDFVGKNIPTSKKESVEVRLKESDDVEEVVVLG; from the coding sequence ATGGCATTAAAAGAAAGATCAAAAGTACTGGACCCGGCTGGGATAAAAAGGACCCTGCAAAGAATGGCCCACGAGATCCTGGAAAAGAACCAGGGGACGGCCGAGCTCGTGATCATTGGGATAAAAACAAGGGGAGAGTTCCTCGCCAGGAGGATAGCCTCGAACATCAAAAAGATAGAGAACGTGGATATCCCTGTAGGGGCGATAGATATAACTTTATACAGGGACGATCTTACCGAGGTGGCGGAACAACCGCAGCTACATTCCACGGAAATAGAGTTCGATATCACGGGCAGGAAAGTGGTCCTTGTGGATGACGTCCTTTCCACAGGAAGGACCGTAAGGTGCGCCCTTGACGAGCTTATAGATTTCGGCCGCCCGGCGGTCATACAACTAGCCGTTCTTGTGGACAGGGGGCACCGGGAACTTCCCATAAGGCCGGATTTTGTCGGGAAGAACATCCCCACGTCCAAGAAGGAAAGCGTAGAGGTGAGGCTTAAGGAAAGCGACGATGTTGAAGAAGTAGTGGTGCTGGGATAA
- a CDS encoding methyl-accepting chemotaxis protein, whose protein sequence is MNDSTQNRRKNYFIDKSFQSRFITKFCVIIVIASVLIGLFTYFLNQQTTTVAFENLKVVVKTTADFILPTVIWILIIVTVFTAVMTIAVTLFTSHRISGPLFRLQKELERIKSGDLRGSIHIRAKDQLKKTAAEFDELRVELQRSLGTIKSDWEEVKRGLGSADTGKISDNIGRIDSELSKYKI, encoded by the coding sequence ATGAACGATTCCACGCAGAACAGGAGAAAGAACTATTTCATTGATAAGAGTTTCCAGTCACGGTTTATAACGAAATTTTGCGTGATAATAGTCATTGCCAGCGTATTGATAGGGCTTTTCACGTATTTTCTGAACCAGCAAACCACTACCGTGGCCTTCGAGAACCTGAAGGTGGTCGTTAAAACGACGGCGGATTTCATACTGCCTACGGTCATTTGGATACTTATCATAGTTACCGTGTTCACGGCCGTAATGACCATAGCCGTTACCCTTTTTACCTCACACCGGATATCCGGCCCGCTTTTCAGGTTGCAGAAAGAACTGGAAAGGATAAAAAGCGGCGACCTGAGAGGCTCTATACATATCCGCGCCAAGGACCAGCTTAAGAAAACAGCCGCTGAATTCGATGAGCTGAGAGTGGAGCTACAAAGGTCGCTTGGGACCATAAAAAGCGATTGGGAAGAGGTCAAACGCGGGCTCGGATCCGCGGATACGGGAAAAATAAGCGACAACATCGGGAGGATAGACTCTGAGCTCTCAAAATACAAGATATAA